From the Eremothecium cymbalariae DBVPG#7215 chromosome 6, complete sequence genome, one window contains:
- the IES2 gene encoding Ies2p (similar to Ashbya gossypii ABL178W): protein MESDLSDVNGVDDAGDVDVDDEGSLEEYSILEAQEDDLYVEGDEDDGDYQYEDVDYEEEPVPSSKRASRSARTRVTYDYAENNEEDYEDEKEQIEGMEEEEEEEEEEEEEEEEVLDEVEEEEEEEQANLQQVEDVDEVVPSPKKKKVSAIAFAGEDDEEDDDDDDEEDEKEAQVVAKARAKSRSKMVLDLMDESNVRKRGTDNLTEEELQLRRAENARKRRNLSEKKLEEEKQDTINKLLKRRAGKSRSNLNVQEKESTSDEQISYVKPRRPYNSDGMIRILRTIDMDVVATDPLKSSSRTGDSVSSSATIAAQP, encoded by the coding sequence ATGGAGAGTGATTTATCAGATGTTAATGGGGTTGATGACGCTGGAGATGtagatgttgatgatgaaggttCACtggaagaatattcaaTTCTGGAGGCACAAGAGGATGATTTGTATGTTGAAGGTGACGAGGATGATGGCGACTACCAGTACGAAGATGTGGATTATGAGGAAGAACCTGTTCCATCATCCAAAAGAGCGAGTAGGTCAGCAAGAACCAGAGTTACGTACGATTATGCGGAAAACAATGAGGAAGATtatgaagatgagaagGAGCAAATTGAAGGTAtggaagaggaggaggaggaagaagaagaagaagaggaggaggaagaggaggtTTTAGATGaggtggaggaggaggaagaggaggagcaggCTAATTTACAACAGGTAGAGGATGTAGACGAGGTAGTACCGTctccaaagaagaaaaaagtaTCAGCTATTGCCTTTGCAGGGGAAGATGACGAagaggatgatgatgacgacgatgaggaagatgaaaagGAAGCGCAAGTCGTAGCTAAGGCAAGGGCAAAGTCACGTAGCAAGATGGTTTTAGATTTGATGGATGAGAGTAATGTGAGAAAAAGAGGTACAGACAACTtaacagaagaagaattacAACTCCGGAGAGCAGAGAATGCTCGTAAACGTAGGAATCTATCTGAAAAGAAATTAGAAGAGGAAAAGCAGGACACTATTAAtaaattgttgaagagaAGAGCAGGTAAGTCAAGATCGAATCTGAATGTGCAGGAGAAAGAATCCACGTCAGACGAACAAATATCATACGTAAAGCCACGCCGTCCCTACAACTCCGATGGCATGATTAGAATCTTGCGTACCATTGATATGGACGTCGTAGCTACCGATCCACTAAAAAGCTCTTCCAGAACAGGCGATTCCGTTTCCAGTTCCGCTACGATTGCTGCCCAGCCATAG
- the GYP7 gene encoding GTPase-activating protein GYP7 (similar to Ashbya gossypii ABL179C) — protein sequence MSTNLLFCKSEVFALAHQNSNERKKGILLITRDPQQPVEDSTVTWVDTEELSNHHLAFLQSAELKLSISPGASLQLTKDVVLQAMYSPLSFSLKLSYIISLKFIPPDPNGWYQGSVTIKSKNDIDDIPILFFNDSACPSTKDKAKQLINSFQPFETASNVYWGGADFRDLICLLVDMRPTKNDSSVYLINATPEELLTFSMQTPKVVSSLRSGMGEGSETNVWNSFQNYRWSAMSMVASATTKVSTLVGTMVRKHPLVQLAERNSNNPYVRKMLDNPRVQDVQREFDSAKIYLAKWSLGVKEQAEKYRLNDTANDNYRRILVNEFGTEGDFEVTEKMLDDALKKRHPVTEDEWLSFFDQRGRLFMSEREIKSRIFHGGVESMSLRRQVWPFLLGVYSWGSSYEERVSVMKELHVSYQKYKTLALERTPLENEAETAYWSDQIFRIEKDVKRNDRNLDLFRYNTKTGAPPNKAGTSKDSPDKNSSDDKEEADGNWEIKNPHLKILRDILICYNLYNSRLGYVQGMTDLLSPLYCVLQDEEMTFWCFVKFMDRMERNFLRDQSGIRDQMLTISELCQLLLPKFNEHLGNCDSSNFFFCFRMLLVWFKREFEFEGICNIWEIFWTNFYSSQFQIFFLLAIFQKNSRPVMYHLTQFDEVLKYFNELKGAMNWNDLMVRAELLFIHFKKTVAVFDRDAELHHRSSAGTTGYQKNITAKEKKEFTKNVISENLRLLLSTKLIVQIEETKTGNSLR from the coding sequence ATGTCTACAAATCTACTATTCTGCAAATCAGAAGTGTTTGCGCTTGCTCACCAAAATTCGAACGAAAGGAAGAAGGGTATTTTGCTAATTACAAGAGATCCGCAACAACCAGTTGAAGATTCGACTGTTACGTGGGTGGATACAGAAGAACTCAGTAACCATCACCTGGCGTTCTTGCAGTCTGCAGAACTTAAATTATCGATAAGCCCTGGTGCTAGCCTTCAATTGACCAAAGATGTTGTTTTGCAGGCCATGTATTCCCCGTTGTCATTTTCTCTTAAGTTGTCCTACATTATCTCCCTAAAATTTATCCCACCTGACCCTAATGGATGGTACCAGGGATCTGTTACTATAAAGAGCAAAAACGATATTGACGACATACCTATACTATTTTTCAATGACAGTGCATGCCCTTCAACAAAAGATAAAGCAAAACAGTTAATCAACTCATTCCAGCCCTTTGAGACTGCTTCTAATGTATATTGGGGTGGTGCCGATTTCAGGGACTTGATATGTCTTCTTGTTGATATGAGGCCTACAAAAAATGATTCTTCAGTTTATCTAATTAATGCTACGCCTGAGGAGTTACTTACGTTTAGCATGCAAACACCTAAGGTGGTATCCTCTTTGAGGAGTGGCATGGGAGAGGGGTCTGAAACTAATGTGTGGAATAGTTTTCAGAACTATCGATGGTCCGCCATGAGCATGGTAGCCTCGGCAACTACAAAAGTTTCGACATTGGTCGGTACTATGGTCAGAAAGCATCCTTTGGTTCAATTGGCTGAAAGAAACAGTAACAATCCTTATGTGAGAAAGATGTTAGATAATCCTCGCGTGCAGGATGTACAACGTGAATTCGATTCCGCTAAAATTTACTTAGCAAAGTGGTCACTTGGAGTTAAAGAACAAGCAGAAAAATATCGACTAAATGATACGGCAAACGATAACTATCGGAGGATATTGGTAAATGAGTTTGGGACCGAGGGCGATTTTGAAGTCACAGAGAAAATGTTAGACGACGCTTTAAAAAAGAGGCATCCAGTCACAGAAGATGAGTGgttatctttttttgatcaaCGGGGTAGATTATTTATGAGTGAGAGAGAAATTAAATCACGTATTTTCCATGGTGGAGTGGAGTCCATGTCGTTGCGTAGGCAAGTCTGGCCATTTTTATTGGGTGTATATTCTTGGGGTTCTTCATACGAAGAACGTGTTAGTGTTATGAAAGAACTGCATGTATCTTATCAAAAGTATAAGACTTTAGCACTAGAACGAACGCCCCTGGAAAATGAAGCGGAAACTGCCTATTGGAGTGATCAAATATTTcgaattgaaaaagatgttaAGCGTAACGACAGAAATTTGGATTTGTTCAGATACAATACAAAAACTGGTGCTCCTCCTAACAAAGCAGGAACGTCAAAAGATTCACCAGATAAGAACTCTTCAGATGACAAAGAAGAGGCTGATGGAAACTGGGAAATCAAGAATCCccatttgaaaattctTCGGGACATATTGATATGCTATAACCTTTACAATAGTCGCTTGGGCTATGTACAAGGTATGACGGATCTACTTTCTCCACTTTATTGTGTTTTGCAAGATGAAGAGATGACATTTTGGTGCTTTGTTAAATTCATGGATCGTATGGAACGTAACTTTCTAAGGGATCAGTCTGGCATCCGAGACCAAATGCTTACAATATCTGAATTATGTCAATTACTCCTTCCTAAATTTAACGAACACTTAGGCAATTGTGATTCATCgaacttctttttttgcTTTAGGATGTTGCTAGTATGGTTCAAACGAGAATTTGAATTCGAAGGTATTTGCAATATATGGGAGATCTTTTGGACTAATTTTTATTCATCtcaattccaaattttctttcttttagCCATATTTCAGAAGAACAGTAGACCGGTGATGTATCATTTAACACAATTTGACGAAGTgctaaaatattttaatgaattaaagGGAGCTATGAATTGGAATGATTTGATGGTGCGTGCGGAATTATTGTTCATTCACTTTAAAAAAACTGTTGCCGTATTTGATAGGGATGCTGAGCTTCACCATAGAAGCAGTGCTGGCACTACAGGATACCAGAAAAATATTACTGCaaaggagaagaaagaaTTTACGAAAAATGTTATTAGCGAAAACCTCAGGCTGTTACTTTCAACTAAGTTAATAGTTCAAATAGAGGAAACCAAGACTGGGAATTCTTTAAGATAA
- the RAP1 gene encoding DNA-binding transcription factor RAP1 (similar to Ashbya gossypii ABL180W), with amino-acid sequence MSESQNDFETAPDHFSEELKSHHGIFHGLKFYFADDVNKDFYKSVVVKLGGAVLEEAPKDVKPDHYIVSHVNTFDLPTVDPLFLSNSAEQNTLLNIGPFILPPVNGGPQYEVDVGESDSRIDRRITHANGGHDDVDSAADVRQSLAHHDVASAAVAAAAAVSLTHPESSHARQEVKQIGRQKNATYGGHQKIEDPSQRDTTLEQETSLIQHDNNPGNSNSGFAAVGEAPKAVLTSSSNLPPHNKSSFTEEEDEFILDVVRKNPTRRTTHTLFDEISHYVPNHTGNSIRHRYRVYLSKRLNYVYKVDENGKLMRDEKGEFIKTDILPQGLKRKFTADEDYQLAVNIKKQFYKDIYQVDPDTGESLIRDDDEPSTVAKRKMVMDPTFIPGKEPGFDEYSVCDRRGPLSREFFKTYGEKHPSHTENAWRDRFRKFLLNYGIDEYISYYETERANNRIPEPMKNMTNRVKRPGPAPGNYNNAKKVKFMSPTAHQPSSASANHYTIPQDDLLDEETLSFITGLKRDLSRMESQQSQSPDVPFEYTQELAESIRNNFTMEETQFDNINPDEIPFPPQIATTDLFMPEFFHFATTREFLNKVHEIVNRTYHTSQAEKLVEDLRDECGIRKAFSTSILTALSGDLMVLPRYFLCAFRYSANPPMNVPGIWTKEDDEMLKNGSDDDMKLLIKKHGTGRIDMRKRFHQNDLV; translated from the coding sequence ATGTCCGAGAGCCAAAACGACTTTGAGACAGCTCCTGACCATTTTTCggaagaattgaaatctCATCATGGTATCTTCCACGGGTTGAAATTTTACTTCGCAGATGATGTGAACAAAGACTTTTACAAGTCAGTTGTCGTCAAGTTGGGTGGTGCTGTGCTGGAAGAGGCGCCTAAGGATGTCAAGCCGGATCATTATATTGTTTCCCATGTTAATACGTTTGATCTGCCAACAGTTGACCCCTTGTTTCTAAGCAATTCTGCTGAACAAAACACACTGTTAAATATTGGGCCATTTATTCTGCCACCTGTGAATGGCGGGCCCCAATATGAGGTTGATGTTGGTGAATCTGACTCGCGGATAGACCGTCGTATAACACATGCTAATGGGGGCCATGATGATGTAGACAGTGCTGCGGATGTACGACAGTCACTTGCTCATCACGATGTTGCgtctgctgctgttgccgCTGCGGCAGCGGTTTCTCTCACGCATCCAGAATCCTCTCATGCTAGGCAGGAAGTGAAGCAGATTGGACGGCAAAAGAATGCTACTTATGGGGGCCATCAGAAGATTGAAGACCCTTCGCAACGTGATACAACCCTAGAGCAGGAAACTTCGCTGATTCAACATGATAATAACCCTGGTAATTCCAATTCAGGGTTTGCTGCTGTAGGAGAAGCTCCAAAGGCTGTTTTGACTAGTTCAAGTAATCTGCCACCTCATAACAAATCTTCTTTTACCgaggaggaagatgagTTTATTTTAGATGTTGTCCGTAAAAACCCAACTAGACGGACAACACACACTCTCtttgatgaaatatccCATTACGTCCCCAATCACACAGGAAATTCGATTAGACACCGTTATCGGGTATACCTATCTAAACGGTTGAATTATGTTTACAAGGTTGATGAAAACGGTAAGTTAATGCGTGATGAGAAGGGTGAGTTTATTAAGACAGATATCCTTCCACAAGGTTTAAAAAGGAAGTTTACTGCTGATGAAGACTATCAATTAGCTGTGAATATTAAGAAACAATTTTATAAAGACATATATCAAGTTGATCCCGATACTGGAGAATCCTTGATTAGGGATGACGATGAGCCGAGCACGGTTGCTAAGAGAAAAATGGTGATGGATCCGACATTTATTCCAGGTAAGGAGCCTGGTTTTGACGAATACTCTGTTTGTGATCGTCGTGGGCCATTATCTCGTgagtttttcaaaacttaTGGGGAGAAACATCCTTCCCATACTGAAAATGCCTGGAGGGACAGGTTCAGAAAGTTTCTGCTAAATTATGGTATCGATGAGTATATTTCTTATTATGAGACTGAGAGAGCTAATAACAGGATTCCAGAGCcaatgaaaaatatgacTAATAGGGTAAAAAGACCAGGACCAGCTCCAGGAAACTATAATAATGCCAAGAAAGTCAAATTTATGTCTCCAACTGCTCATCAACCATCATCTGCTTCTGCTAACCACTACACTATTCCACAAGATGACTTACTAGATGAAGAAACGTTGAGTTTCATTACTGGTTTAAAGAGGGATTTATCAAGGATGGAGAGTCAACAAAGTCAGTCACCCGATGTGCCTTTCGAATATACCCAAGAGTTGGCAGAGTCAATTCGTAACAATTTTACAATGGAGGAAACACAATTTGATAACATCAATCCAGATGAAATTCCATTCCCCCCCCAAATTGCTACCACAGATTTGTTTATGCCCGAATTTTTCCACTTTGCTACTACCAgagaatttttaaataaagtTCATGAAATCGTCAATAGGACTTATCACACATCGCAAGCTGAAAAGCTAGTCGAAGACTTGCGTGATGAATGCGGCATCCGTAAAGCATTCAGCACATCAATATTAACTGCGCTATCTGGTGATCTAATGGTTTTACCTCGTTATTTCTTGTGTGCTTTCCGTTATTCAGCCAACCCACCTATGAATGTACCTGGAATCTGGAccaaagaagatgatgaaatgcTAAAGAACGGctctgatgatgatatgaaactactaataaaaaagcaTGGTACGGGTAGGATTGATATGAGGAAAagatttcatcaaaatgaTTTAGTGTGA
- the PPN2 gene encoding putative serine/threonine-protein phosphatase (similar to Ashbya gossypii ABL181W): MKLQILTLTVMSLVVFMLYCHDYFGLAFSVSLPVIATSKYYGVGPEQRLIFVGDVHGMYDKFMLLLKQVKPDDRTTVVLLGDFLSKGPDSAKIARYLLRNKDRIQCVLGNHELAILFALLNPKKARKFKPKRKMDPGDFSKWKRISFVTEDYIPQETKIKKMHMRLARQLGPDVLDRIADHCSAAAYFNLTATNETLIGVHAGILPNGFEHFKIADLTMMKFVDADNWNHTSKNRFDNAIWWHDLWNSVHDYEDTTVLYGHASSAGLTLRRRTKGLDVGCVNGGSLAALEYTFDDTKKIYNTNLYQVPCK, from the coding sequence ATGAAGCTGCAAATTCTTACTCTGACGGTGATGTCACTGGTAGTGTTTATGCTTTATTGTCACGACTATTTTGGGCTAGCGTTTTCGGTGTCGCTGCCCGTTATTGCCACGTCAAAATATTACGGTGTTGGACCAGAGCAACGCCTTATATTTGTCGGCGATGTACATGGCATGTATGATAAGTTCATGTTGTTGCTAAAACAAGTGAAGCCGGATGATCGGACAACCGTAGTGCTGCTAGGtgattttctttccaaagGACCTGATTCAGCCAAAATCGCTCGATACCTTCTCCGGAACAAAGACAGGATACAGTGCGTTTTAGGAAATCACGAGCTAGCAATCCTGTTCGCCCTTCtgaatccaaaaaaggCGCGGAAGTTCAAGCCAAAGCGCAAGATGGACCCTGGTGATTTCTCCAAATGGAAGCGGATCTCCTTCGTGACGGAGGATTACATTCCACAGGAgaccaaaatcaaaaagatGCACATGCGCCTTGCACGACAGCTGGGCCCTGATGTGCTGGACCGGATAGCGGATCATTGCTCCGCTGCAGCGTATTTCAATCTTACAGCCACCAATGAGACCCTTATAGGTGTTCATGCAGGCATCTTGCCGAACGGATTTGaacatttcaaaattgCAGACTTGACTATGATGAAGTTCGTCGATGCTGATAATTGGAACCACACATCCAAGAACAGGTTTGACAACGCCATATGGTGGCACGACCTTTGGAACTCGGTCCACGACTACGAAGATACTACCGTTTTGTATGGCCATGCATCCAGTGCTGGGTTAACTCTCAGACGTCGTACCAAGGGCTTAGACGTCGGCTGTGTGAACGGGGGCTCATTGGCAGCCTTGGAGTATACTTTTGACGACACAAAGAAAATCTACAATACAAACCTATATCAGGTGCCATGTAAATAA